The region ACACGACGCTGCCGATACACGGACGCCACCAGATCCATGAAGGAAAAGAAGTCGTCGCGTTTCCGGCTTGTCGTACAGCGTCCGATAACCCTTCCCGTACCGATATTAAAGCAGCCAAACAGGCAGCGTGTTCCGTTGCGCCTATATTCAAACTCGAATCTTGCGTCCCTTTGTGCTTGCGCCGGCTGAAGATCTCGAGCACGCGATAAGGCCTGCATGCCGGTCTTCTCATCAATGCACAGCACCGGCTCTCCGTTGGGACGCCGCACATACAGTCTTACAATCGCCCACATCTTCTTCTCATAATCCGGGTCATTGCTGTGACACCACATCTTGACCCGGTGTGGCTTGATCTCCGCTTCATCCAGGACCGCTCCCAACGTCGTGGTACTGATCTCGCGCACAAGATCAGCTGAAATTAGAGCTTCCCTCAGAGTTTCATGGGTCCAAATTGTACGATCGATTCCGAACTCCCGGGGAGAGCGACAGGCGGTAGCAATCACCTGATGACGCTCCGGAGTAGAAATAGTCTTTGGACGACCGCACCTCTCATAATCCTGCAGCCCCTCTACGCCGTCCTGCTCGAAGCGGTATAACCATTCGCCGACCCGTGTTCTGTTCGTTCCGAGTTGCCGCGCGATCGACGATTTGCTCTCACCACTCGCCGCCAATAACACAATTCGCGCTCGTCTGTATAGTCGGGCCTCACCACATTGGTGCCGGATCATCGCTTCCAGTTCTTCTCGGGCTTTCCGTGTGAGTCGCAGTGCCATGGATTTCCCTCCCAAGGCACCTTATACCACAATTCGTTAGACTGTACCAATACTTTCAGGGCGTTGCACTAGTATGGAATGGGTGCCTTACGCGGCAATTATGCGGGTTGCATGCGGGCAGGCCCTTGACAAGCAGGAGCTATCATGACTACGATTCGCCACATGGCGAAATAACCACAAGAGGAGACCCCCATGCGTGAGTTTACCGAC is a window of Candidatus Eisenbacteria bacterium DNA encoding:
- a CDS encoding IS630 family transposase, with protein sequence MALRLTRKAREELEAMIRHQCGEARLYRRARIVLLAASGESKSSIARQLGTNRTRVGEWLYRFEQDGVEGLQDYERCGRPKTISTPERHQVIATACRSPREFGIDRTIWTHETLREALISADLVREISTTTLGAVLDEAEIKPHRVKMWCHSNDPDYEKKMWAIVRLYVRRPNGEPVLCIDEKTGMQALSRARDLQPAQAQRDARFEFEYRRNGTRCLFGCFNIGTGRVIGRCTTSRKRDDFFSFMDLVASVYRQRRV